Below is a genomic region from Osmerus mordax isolate fOsmMor3 chromosome 22, fOsmMor3.pri, whole genome shotgun sequence.
tgacggccgacaaaagaaaaaacatgtatTGTAAAATGTAATCAATTACAGAATTAAAGTACATGTATTTCACtatttaatatgtgtggcaGTGTTGTATCAGGGGATGGTTGTAAGCGCATGTGAACAGTAGCTAGTGACAGTTTCCAGTTGAGACTTGGCATCAGATCCTAGATAGGCGGACCAAATGTCTCAGCAGAAGTACTGATGGAGGATCACTTGATGAGGCACATATATCTCCAATCTAGTACCAGCGCCAAGCTAACATAAACACAGGTTTCATTCACTGCTAGACCATACTTTGCAGGGGTCCcatgtaaacatttacattaaacaGTTTCACCTATTCAATTAGTCTGCAAGTTTTCTGATGTAGTATGCCTGGGCACACTAACCTGAAGCACTCTGAAGTGAAGGAAACCTGATTGAGGAGGTCAGATTCATCAAAGAAAATAGTTGATGCCATGCCAAGTTGATCCTTATTTAAACATTTCTTGCATTTGAGAAAACTATTGAATACAAATTAGGACAGCTAACTCGATTGCTGAAGACAGGCTGGAGTATGTTTGCTCAGATCGTTACAGACTTTAGTTACAGTAGTATTTACCTGagtgaaaaataaaacaaaaaatattaacAGATACGGCAATGGCTTATCTGAGTGTGATTAACATCACAAATCCCTGTTTTCATGCACAAATGGTGTCCAGacatcccctcaccccccccccccccccccccccgtacagcCACTATCTTAGACCAATTGTTGTGCTCAATAAGGAGTCCTGCTCAAGTAAGAACAATGTCATCATGCGGCAGGCTTCAGCTCCTTTGTTCAGCACGGCGTCAATGACGTGGCGCGCTCTCTCCGCCCTCTCAGCGATGGCCTTGAcagactcctcctcttcctgcatgATGACTCCATGCTGACGGAACTCGTCCAATAGGCTGTTGAGCACAGGGACCGACACACGCTTCACAAACTCTGACCTCACAGCCTTCAGCTGCTGCTCCGCACGTTCACTCTGAGCCCGCTGAGACGGTCCCTCAGATGTTGTCGTCCCGGTGACAGCAGcacctgcaaccagtcagtgacatcatcagtccGTTACCAAGGAGAGAACCCTCCAGAGCAGCAGACTCAGTTAACAGACTAAAGATTCACGTCAGATACTCATTCACCTTTACTTGTTATGACAACAACCCTACTAACCAACAAGTTTTACAAACACATTTAATTCGTGGTGCTGGTGTTACCTATCAGTGGGACCAGCCCcgaccacacctccaccccctccagcctcccctccaaCAGGCTGAGTTCCACCTCTTGTGTGACGGGGCGCAGGAACACCTGGAAGGTGGGGTGGTAGTTGGATCCGTAGCTCCAGTCCATCTCAACACACTGGAACAGGGAAGAACCCAGTCATGAGTCAGCATCTACTGTAGCACAATATTGAAACCACATTGTTGGAACTAGTGTAACCCAATGAGTCACCTACCTTTGGTTGTATCCGGGGTGTCTCTTCCAGATGACAGGTGAGACTGTACCTGTCCCCCTTAGCTAGCCGGCAGTCAGAACTGACACGCAGGTAGGTGGTTCCCTCCTGTTTTTCCCTCACCTGCAACCAGACAGAGGAGGCTACTATCTTCCCTGAAGACTATCATGATTCCAGCAGGTCACTGTGGATGTGGAGCAGGGATGTTTACCTCAGAGAGAGGCACGTTGCTGGGCAGAACCATCACGTTGAGGATGGTATACATGGGGCTCAgctgctggaggaagaggagcacctGGCCCTTGATGGTGAGGGAGGGTAGAAACCACCTGACCAGGCCCCACAGGGACAGGTCTGTCACATCCACCACCACATGAGAGTCTGTCACCCTCAGTGGAGGCACGAGCTCTACGCTGCCTCCAGTAACATGAGCCACAGACAGCACCTCACGCCCCTCTCCTGAAACACATTAACCTGTCACTCTCACTGTGTTACCTCATTGTCTATAATAGACAGTCTAGGATAGGACTATCATGGACAGGTAGAAGTCAAGCACATACAGTCTGCTGGGTGAGATGTTTCTAGGTGTAACTCACCAGAGAGAATCTCACAGTGTGGGAGGTGCAGCTGACAGACAGAGCCTTGGGGACAGTCGATGGTGAACAGGGGTCCAGCAGGGGAGCGGCCTGTGGAGTACAGCAGACCTTGGTCCCATTGGACAGTCCTATAGAGCACCTCACCCTGGCCCTCCATCAGGAACATGAGGCCAGTCAGACTGCACTGGAACAGGCCTGCTTGAGGGCAGCAGAGCCTggggacacagcagaaccagctCACTCACTACTGCAGAAACACCTGGGACAATACCACTGAACCCTGATAGTATGTTGTTAGTGGCTGGAAGGATCACCTGTATGAGGTTTCTGTGAGTTCTAATGCAGTTTCTGGAGTCACTACAGTCGGAGTCTGGAATACAGAGAAATACTTGATCAAACCAAGACCCGTCCAGTGTTCTCTCATGTTACAGAGCAGATCTACAAtttgacaaaaatacatcacagtACTTTATATTGCCAAACTTTTGATCTAAATAGTAGATGTGTAAAGTACTGTACTGCGATGTGTACTATTGTTCTATTGTTCTTACAAGTTCCTCTGGTGTAGAACTCAGAGTGGCTCCAGCTAGCAGGTGTTTCCTGGGTTGTGGAGACGGAGGGAAGACAGTGTTGACTGAATGGACCAGGTAAAGATACAGCTGTCTCAAGAACTCCAGGATTCATCTGCATACCTCACACCAGTCCTAGATCTGGCTGATCTCACCACTGAGGTCAGGTGACGTGACGGACAGGAAGTGTCAGAGCCATAGGCGGAGTCATGTGCAGAGCTTCTCAGAGATTGGCACTCAGATCCGTCATCGCCACTCCCTGTGGAAAAAGCGGACCAGACCACACTGAACACCAGAGGCTAGACTGAGGAGGGTCAGCAGTCCCACAAACCCTGGTTCTACCCTCATTAGACATGACCCTCTATGACCTCTGAGCCTGGTCCTACCCTCAGTAGACATGACCCtctatgacctctgaccctggtcTTACCGTCAGATCGTGATCCAGCCTCTGACCCCCAGTCAGATATGTCTTCAGAGTTGTTGGTGGTTTCTGTTCTGCTGGCCCCACTCACTGAAGAACAACAACACTCGTTATCAACAGCACCAAGTGTTCTAGGTGTCATTATAACTACTTAACATAAAATTTGATTGAATATATATTACAGGTGGGACAAAGTTTTACATGAAAGAATTGTGATTCTGTGATTCATTCTAAGATTATGAAAACACAATGTATATGTTGAAAAATATAATGAAATTTAAACTTGGCTATACTGTATTACTCAAATCTGACAGGTTTCATTTGAATCACTTACTTCACCCCAActagaagggagtcaggtggctgagcggttagggatacgggctagtaatccgaaggttgctagttcgattcccggccgtgcaaaatgacattgtgtccttgggcaagacacttgcctcggggggaatgtccctgtacttactgtaagtcgctctggataagagcgtctgctaaatgactaaatgtaaatgtagaagtgtCCACTGCCTCTACTGGCAATCTGCGTTACTCACGATACAGTTACAATATATTCTCTAAATTATCATTACGTACTTCATTACTACATTATCATTACTTTATCACTATATAATGTCAAACTCACAAGAAGGAGGATCATCTATGCTCCTAATCCTCCTCTCAGGCAGAAATGGTATCTTCCACTCAGAACTCTGCTCTTCATCTCTGATGCCCTCCAGGCAGAACACATCTCCACTGTTGactgccaccatctcctctatcttgtccagcagctctgtgacCTGAGAGCCATCACCCCTGTTCCTATTGTTAAGGACatgatacctgttcccacatttctcaacaagccACTGGAGGACCTTCCCCTCTTGTTGAATGTGCTGCTCAATAGTTGTGTCTCCCAGATTGTCCCCACTGGTGAACAGCACTATAGTGTGACTCCAGACTCTCTCACCAAGAATCTCCATGTGGTGCTCTACAGATTTTGCATCTTCCTCTGTGAATGAAACCACCCCCACTATGACTAGGAGGAGGGCGTGGGGTCCtgggggacacagagacacactgcgtaATATCTCTTCTTTAACCAGCTTAATAGTGCCCTCTACAGGGAAATCACGCCACCACCCTGGAGTGTCGATCACagtgacctgcctccctgctacttctccctgtctcttcacacactgagcagctgtcctcaggtcaaactcttctctgcccaggatggtgtttcctgaagAACTCTTCCCGGCACCTCTAAACCCCAGCAGCACAATCCTCAGCTCAGTTAGATGGAGGGACtcccctgtcagagagagagaccatgtaAATAGATGTCCCCTAACCAGCTGTGTCCCTAAAATTCCAAAATGCAGATTACTCTTTGTTCACACACTCTATTTGATGCTATATTGTCTCAATTTGAATGTCTTTTCGATTGTATATGAGACCACATCCGGTCAGacctcacatctctcctcccaGCAGTAAGGTATGGATACATGTGTGGACCTGCAGTACTTATCAGTGGCGATTCCTTTAaaactgcaagggaagctcagcgtcccctaaaataaaataaaattaatggtcaaatatttactattgtgttaacattttaaatgcgttagaacacgttcatatcgaagttctttcagaatcagctacatatattagcaggtcgactgactgatttccttctcatacattcccgtagcgtcacaaTGCATTTCcatgttgaagctcagcttccatggacttcaatggggctgcttttaacagtttttttcagtgcttcgaaactatacggtcattggatgaatgctgagattatgtcccgcctcggacgctcagcgtctctgggggtgaatggaggagtgggctggcctggacgctgagcttccgcgtgatgattggagggtctgtcgaaagactgcgtctccttttgattgacagtaattttgtactacaaaaagtcaccgaagctgcatcaacctatttcttggtatttgctaggcgaaattgctaaccaattttcatcatacatttcatacaattatacaccacgttccttgtttcagtttaacctaatttccacatttcctccttgattaatattgttttgttagatcgttcgttcattcattcagtaggctaggctagtgtcgtaggggtgaactagccagtgaatagccaaataaataaaacatttttaggatgtaggccgaaaatgagcttcccctctttgaaagaccagcagccgccactggtaCTTATCCTTTGTTTTTCAATAAACTCCCAACTGGGCTTTCACCTGTTCCAATTATTCCAATTATTGTAAATGAGCGTGATTGCtccattaaaacaaaacaactcacATATAAATGTTTGgtggatctctctctgtttctgcaccTTCATCCTTCTTTCTTTTGCTTTCTCTATTGAAGTTCTTCTCCACAGTTCTACCTTTTCAATCTTTTCCaatatctctctgtctatctcatagtgtcctcctctgtttcctgccaccatctcTTCTATCTTgtccagcagctctgtgacCTGAGAGCCATCACCACTGTTCTTATTGTTGAGGACATggtacctgttcccacatttctcaacaagcTGTTGGAGGGCTTTTCCTTCTGtctcaatgtgctgctcaatggTTGTATCTCCCAGATAGTCCCCACAGGTGAACAGCACTATAGTGTGACTCCAGACTCTCTCACTGAGAAGCTGCAAGTGTTGCTCTATAGAATTTGCCTCCTCCTCAGTGAATGAACCCCCTCCCTGTATGACCAAGAGGACAGTGTGGGGACCtgggggacacagagacacactgcataGTATCTCTTCTTTAACCATCTCAGTAGTGTCCTCTACAGggcaagtcctccaccatccttGAGTGTCAATGACAGTGACCTGTCTCCCtgctactcctccctctctcttcacacactgagcacCTGTACTCAGGTCAAACTCTTttctgcccaggatggtgtttcctgaagAACTCTTCCCTGCGTAACGGTACCCCAGCAGCACAATCCTCagctctgagagatggaggcagtgaCCTGCAGATGGAGtgataagaagagagagaatgactagTGAGGCGTTGGCAAAATGGGAGGATTTATTTTCTGTACCTTTATATACATGAATTCCAATCTCTAGGTTGAAGGTTCAACCAATAATCcaaaatctttttttaatcTTACCCGTAGTACTATGTATTTATCTAGATTGTTTTGGTTTGAGTTCCAGAGTTTTGGAGATATCGGCCAAAGAGATGTCTGCTGCCTCTCTTATACAATGGAGCTAGATCGCACTCGGCTTATTCGTCACACAATAGCTATTTATCTAGATGGATAAATAGCTATATGGATACAaggattttcttcttttttatttaatttagcaTAATCTGTCCGTTTAATTGTGTACTGCAGTTATGAAACACTTTCTGCTTACAACACATTTCTAAAACTATTACATCTGTGTTACCCTACATCTAGACTGTCATCATTCACACTATATTTTTATGATACTTTGGAGTTCAATCATTTATGGATTTACTGTAGATAAGGGGGGCACATATCTGGCTGGGGACATATgaactgtttttgtgtgttgttCTACTCTGTATCACATTCTGTGATtatccttgttctctctctctctctctctctctctatctctatctctctacatTACTGAGCTCTCTGATCTACCTGCCTCATATAGATGTTGCTGCCTCCTAGATCTAGTCATTGTTCTTGTCTGATGaaacttctcttctcctctcagctgACTGACAACAAGTGTATAGATGCCAGACCTGAATTGATGCCACACCTTTTGTGGAGATGAAGCATCTGCTCCCACAGAGGTTGTGGTGGAGAACAAAATATGTTTCTATGCACTATGCAGTTTAGATGTTACACTTTGCAAGAAGGTGAAATATTTGCACATCACTTCggataaaagcgtccgctaaTTGAATGCATGTAAATGTGGGATAAACTCACCCATTAGTGATCTgagagtctctctctgtttgtgcaTTTTCACCAGCCTGTCCTGTGCTCGttcttcctctgccctccttctctcctgtatCTTCTCCAgtatctctctgtccatctcacagtgtcctcctctgtttcctgccacca
It encodes:
- the LOC136966501 gene encoding uncharacterized protein — translated: MSTEGSGDDGSECQSLRSSAHDSAYGSDTSCPSRHLTSVVRSARSRTGVRLCCPQAGLFQCSLTGLMFLMEGQGEVLYRTVQWDQGLLYSTGRSPAGPLFTIDCPQGSVCQLHLPHCEILSEGREVLSVAHVTGGSVELVPPLRVTDSHVVVDVTDLSLWGLCVEMDWSYGSNYHPTFQVFLRPVTQEVELSLLEGRLEGVEVWSGLVPLIGAAVTGTTTSEGPSQRAQSERAEQQLKAVRSEFVKRVSVPVLNSLLDEFRQHGVIMQEEEESVKAIAERAERARHVIDAVLNKGAEACRMMTLFLLEQDSLLSTTIGLR
- the LOC136966502 gene encoding GTPase IMAP family member 8-like, producing MAGNSIHLSEMRIVLLGWIGAGKSSSGNTILGREEFKLRTAQCVKRLGEVAGRQVTVVDTPGWWRDLPAEYTTKMVKQEIVRSVSLCPPGPHALLLVIQGGGSFTEKHRLSVEKHLQLLNERVWSHTIVLFTYGDYLGDTTIEQHIQQEGKALQWLVEKCRNKYHVLNNENRGDGSQVTELLDKIEEIVAGKRGRHYEIGRGILDKLRKWRRTKEEKTKERQKVPKQREIHQTIGDSVHLSELRIVLLGWRGEGKTSSGNTILGREEFDLRTTVECVKREGEVAGRQVTVVDTPGWIGSVPVKGTTELVKEEIVRSVSLCPPGPHALLLVIMGMVSFTEEDAKSVEQHMELLSERVWSHTIVLFTHGDNLGDTTIEQHIQQQGKALQWLVEKCGNRYHVLNNRNSGDDSQVSKLLDNMEEMVAGNRGGHCEMDREILEKIQERRRAEEERAQDRLVKMHKQRETLRSLMGHCLHLSELRIVLLGYRYAGKSSSGNTILGRKEFDLSTGAQCVKREGGVAGRQVTVIDTQGWWRTCPVEDTTEMVKEEILCSVSLCPPGPHTVLLVIQGGGSFTEEEANSIEQHLQLLSERVWSHTIVLFTCGDYLGDTTIEQHIETEGKALQQLVEKCGNRYHVLNNKNSGDGSQVTELLDKIEEMVAGNRGGHYEIDREILEKIEKVELWRRTSIEKAKERRMKVQKQREIHQTFIWESLHLTELRIVLLGFRGAGKSSSGNTILGREEFDLRTAAQCVKRQGEVAGRQVTVIDTPGWWRDFPVEGTIKLVKEEILRSVSLCPPGPHALLLVIVGVVSFTEEDAKSVEHHMEILGERVWSHTIVLFTSGDNLGDTTIEQHIQQEGKVLQWLVEKCGNRYHVLNNRNRGDGSQVTELLDKIEEMVAVNSGDVFCLEGIRDEEQSSEWKIPFLPERRIRSIDDPPSCEFDII